In one window of Leptospira hartskeerlii DNA:
- a CDS encoding phage protein: MSTLFNRVAKVNIGGREFSYPPFSIEFTQEQKIGNLQSATLKLYNPSPETIQVFEAKKKGSGKIFPKVTVSAGYKEDSGTVVLGEAINYSVSQNGVERILEVKISDSTTKWSTAIVNKSYKKSSAVSVIKDACKSIGIDPGEIELGENKTYDSITVRGFSDSIRKIAADTKSEFYFRNGLLTLQPKNSKKKQVTLLNSYSGLLDKPEKTAKGYKIKTLFLYSLCVGMIVKIESKDVNLTAKIVKGTKNFSTFGDANCEFEVIPA; the protein is encoded by the coding sequence ATGAGCACTCTCTTCAATCGTGTAGCGAAAGTGAATATCGGAGGAAGGGAATTCTCTTATCCTCCATTTTCTATAGAGTTCACTCAAGAGCAGAAGATCGGTAATTTACAATCTGCTACTTTGAAATTATATAATCCATCTCCTGAGACGATACAAGTCTTTGAGGCAAAGAAAAAAGGATCTGGAAAGATATTTCCGAAAGTAACAGTTAGCGCGGGATACAAGGAAGATTCAGGAACTGTGGTTCTTGGAGAGGCAATTAATTATTCAGTTTCTCAAAACGGAGTAGAGCGAATTTTAGAAGTTAAGATCTCAGATTCTACGACTAAGTGGAGTACTGCGATCGTTAATAAGAGTTATAAAAAATCATCTGCAGTTTCTGTAATTAAAGATGCTTGTAAAAGTATCGGTATAGATCCAGGTGAGATCGAATTGGGTGAGAATAAGACTTACGATTCGATAACTGTTCGGGGATTCAGTGATTCGATCAGAAAAATCGCAGCAGATACTAAATCTGAATTTTATTTTCGTAATGGTTTATTAACTCTCCAACCAAAGAATTCAAAAAAGAAACAAGTTACTTTACTAAATTCCTATTCAGGGCTTTTGGATAAGCCGGAGAAAACTGCGAAAGGATATAAGATTAAGACTTTATTTCTCTATTCTCTTTGTGTAGGCATGATCGTGAAGATTGAATCTAAAGATGTAAATCTAACTGCAAAGATCGTAAAAGGAACTAAAAACTTTTCTACATTCGGCGATGCAAATTGTGAGTTCGAGGTGATACCTGCATGA
- a CDS encoding phage neck terminator protein — MIPGAVVEAIFQRIQSDTSVVLLRFDEQQSSYPLGVYRSTSCLVESVYRNIQTRAEKVGDPTTVVQTRFEKYQDTYSLNFFDTQSLENARVAALTVFHWFGSPDNRSFCEENSIVPRFVGTNIQDKSIFQSSTWLYQVGFDIRFDYTFEYTEEIEIISKIQITEEFGSHNENLEVEV; from the coding sequence ATGATTCCCGGTGCAGTTGTAGAAGCTATCTTTCAGAGAATCCAATCCGATACTTCGGTCGTTTTACTCAGGTTTGACGAACAGCAAAGTTCTTATCCTCTCGGTGTTTACCGCTCCACTTCTTGTTTAGTGGAATCAGTTTATAGAAATATTCAAACGCGGGCGGAGAAGGTTGGAGATCCGACAACTGTAGTTCAAACTAGATTCGAAAAATATCAGGATACATATTCATTAAATTTTTTTGATACTCAGAGTCTTGAAAATGCACGAGTGGCTGCTTTAACTGTGTTTCATTGGTTTGGTTCTCCTGATAATCGTTCCTTTTGCGAGGAGAATTCGATTGTTCCTCGCTTTGTTGGTACTAATATTCAAGATAAAAGTATCTTTCAAAGTTCGACTTGGCTTTATCAGGTTGGGTTTGATATCCGATTCGATTATACATTCGAATATACCGAAGAGATTGAGATAATCTCCAAAATACAAATCACCGAAGAATTCGGCAGTCATAATGAAAATCTGGAAGTAGAGGTTTAG
- a CDS encoding phage structural protein has protein sequence MADKFLGTYDPNQVTLSVSGRLVSGFFDGTFISVKRADNEVYKTHVGARGEVSRTKNNNTSGQITFTLKGTSPDNAFLDLVKNLPNTFPVMVKNNSDGKFVAVASQAWVSTDPDKEFGVEESGVEWVLTCADLNKAHLS, from the coding sequence ATGGCTGATAAATTTTTAGGAACATACGATCCAAATCAGGTTACTCTTTCCGTTTCTGGAAGATTGGTTTCAGGATTCTTCGACGGTACTTTCATTTCCGTTAAACGAGCTGATAATGAAGTTTATAAAACTCACGTAGGTGCCAGGGGAGAAGTTTCCAGAACAAAAAACAATAATACTTCCGGACAAATCACTTTTACCTTAAAGGGAACTTCTCCGGATAATGCATTTTTGGATTTGGTAAAAAATCTACCGAATACTTTCCCAGTGATGGTGAAGAATAATTCCGATGGAAAATTCGTAGCAGTCGCAAGTCAAGCTTGGGTATCTACGGATCCGGATAAGGAATTCGGCGTAGAGGAAAGCGGGGTCGAGTGGGTTTTGACTTGTGCGGATCTAAATAAAGCGCACTTGAGTTGA
- a CDS encoding DUF302 domain-containing protein produces the protein MKYIVDSEKSVEQASLDLQKNVVEAKYGVLHIHDLKETMKKKGVEFQEECRIFEVCNPARASKVLNEDMEMNFALPCRISVYTDHGKTRIGMIRPEPLLRTLSDSKTLAQEAKEVEDDLIRIIQATI, from the coding sequence ATGAAATACATTGTTGATTCGGAAAAAAGTGTCGAGCAGGCATCTCTGGACCTGCAAAAGAACGTAGTCGAAGCAAAATACGGGGTGCTACATATCCACGATCTCAAGGAGACGATGAAAAAGAAAGGGGTGGAATTTCAGGAAGAATGCAGAATTTTCGAAGTTTGTAATCCTGCCCGCGCGAGCAAGGTACTAAACGAAGATATGGAAATGAATTTTGCCTTACCATGTAGGATCTCGGTATATACCGATCATGGAAAGACCAGGATCGGTATGATTAGGCCGGAGCCACTTTTGCGGACATTATCCGATTCTAAAACGTTAGCGCAAGAAGCAAAAGAAGTCGAAGACGATCTGATCCGGATCATTCAAGCTACTATATAA
- a CDS encoding phage baseplate protein yields MPAIVQRAKSLIFGERVQTYLKGDGTDLTFDSTISISKDRSANSTNHAVEKGANITDHVTDEPIGISITAIISDSDWDPLDPISFLNKKVKERLSLLYDWMDKKVIISFYSYDEIVESLIIESVSEEQAVDLGDGRKLTLKLKKIIIAEPRKVEVTLKSPIPKAGATATATKQVSGSAGANKNLCGGLK; encoded by the coding sequence ATGCCAGCAATTGTTCAAAGAGCTAAGAGTTTAATCTTTGGAGAAAGAGTCCAAACCTATTTGAAGGGTGATGGAACCGATCTAACATTCGACTCTACTATTTCGATTTCCAAAGATCGTTCTGCAAATTCAACGAATCACGCAGTGGAAAAGGGAGCTAATATAACTGACCATGTGACCGATGAGCCTATCGGTATTTCCATAACTGCAATTATTTCAGATTCCGATTGGGATCCTTTAGATCCGATCTCATTTCTAAATAAGAAAGTTAAAGAGCGCCTATCACTGTTATACGACTGGATGGATAAGAAGGTGATTATCTCCTTCTACTCTTACGATGAAATAGTAGAGAGTCTGATCATCGAATCCGTTTCAGAAGAACAAGCAGTTGATCTAGGAGATGGACGCAAGTTAACTTTAAAGCTTAAGAAAATCATAATAGCTGAACCAAGAAAAGTAGAAGTGACTCTAAAATCTCCTATTCCTAAGGCGGGTGCCACTGCTACTGCAACAAAGCAAGTTTCCGGAAGTGCAGGCGCAAATAAGAATCTTTGTGGTGGATTAAAATAA
- a CDS encoding lipin/Ned1/Smp2 family protein codes for MRFFLLALCLSAFSIGLWADCPDYTTPSNPPSFSKPTKRNFRNFGNTILAGLYVPYHMVYDTIVKSGSNATMVGKFDYDAVFHKDLEGEYIHVYIYGTAMSGWTYVGRYTTNGDGKITANLGVRATGDYIVRMVVEGDLSSADGYLTVADPGRQTVLFDVDGTLTTNDFEALADYSGIKIADAYYYAPETVNAYRNKGYQVIYLTGRPYWNTKDTREWFPLKGMKSWHYHPSSDYWGANVQAYKTDYINYLRNTVGLDIIRAYGNATTDIAAYAASGIPKSDTWIIGENAGKEGTQSITGNYSLHYNTVVASTPQSASCY; via the coding sequence ATGCGATTCTTTTTGTTAGCCCTGTGCTTAAGTGCGTTCTCAATCGGCCTTTGGGCAGATTGTCCCGACTACACTACCCCTTCTAACCCACCTAGTTTTTCAAAACCTACCAAAAGAAATTTCCGTAATTTTGGAAATACGATTTTAGCCGGTTTGTATGTGCCCTATCACATGGTGTATGACACGATCGTGAAATCCGGATCCAATGCAACCATGGTTGGTAAATTCGATTATGATGCGGTATTTCATAAAGATCTGGAAGGTGAATACATTCACGTTTATATCTATGGAACTGCTATGAGCGGTTGGACCTATGTGGGTCGTTATACCACAAATGGTGACGGAAAAATCACTGCGAACCTTGGAGTTCGTGCAACTGGTGATTATATAGTTCGTATGGTTGTAGAAGGTGATCTTTCTAGCGCAGACGGTTATCTGACCGTAGCGGATCCTGGACGCCAAACTGTTCTATTCGATGTAGATGGGACTTTAACCACGAATGATTTCGAGGCTCTTGCAGATTATTCTGGGATCAAAATTGCAGACGCTTATTATTACGCTCCGGAAACCGTGAATGCATATCGTAATAAAGGATATCAAGTAATATATTTAACCGGTCGTCCTTACTGGAATACGAAAGATACTCGCGAGTGGTTCCCTCTCAAAGGAATGAAATCTTGGCATTATCATCCTAGTTCCGATTATTGGGGTGCGAATGTGCAAGCATACAAAACCGATTATATTAATTATTTGCGTAATACTGTCGGACTGGATATTATCCGTGCTTACGGAAATGCGACTACTGATATTGCAGCATACGCAGCCAGTGGTATTCCAAAATCGGATACTTGGATCATAGGAGAGAATGCTGGTAAAGAAGGAACCCAGTCAATCACGGGCAATTATTCTCTTCATTACAATACTGTAGTAGCAAGCACTCCTCAATCTGCTTCCTGCTATTAA
- a CDS encoding lysozyme inhibitor LprI family protein codes for MHCRTFFASLLLFTFSIFPKTPESSDVCSKIKIKNDQKKCYSKEYQVADKELNVTYKKIREDLSESQKEDLKKLQVLWIGYRDGICEGPMYASDESGLETIICKTETTAERTKYLNHVWKFGKASKEGLGSYTDGFGGTLKLFRNKSSKSIQFSFDVVRGPTAHLGEVSGNWNPAKEGKWTWASTEGCKPEDPDCCLLEFEYFQNRIEVEEVSCSAYHGARAYFGGSYRYKFK; via the coding sequence ATGCACTGCCGGACTTTCTTCGCTTCCCTTCTTCTATTTACATTCTCCATTTTCCCCAAGACTCCAGAATCTTCAGATGTATGCTCTAAGATCAAAATCAAGAATGATCAAAAAAAATGTTATTCTAAGGAATACCAAGTCGCTGACAAAGAATTGAATGTGACTTATAAAAAGATAAGAGAAGATCTATCCGAATCCCAAAAAGAAGATTTAAAAAAATTGCAAGTTCTTTGGATCGGTTACAGAGACGGTATCTGTGAAGGACCTATGTACGCTTCGGACGAATCCGGTTTGGAAACAATCATCTGCAAAACAGAAACCACAGCCGAAAGAACTAAATATCTAAATCATGTTTGGAAATTCGGCAAGGCATCTAAGGAAGGATTAGGCTCTTATACGGATGGTTTCGGAGGTACCTTAAAACTTTTCCGAAATAAATCCAGTAAAAGTATCCAATTTTCCTTTGATGTTGTAAGAGGTCCCACGGCTCACCTTGGTGAAGTAAGTGGAAATTGGAATCCAGCTAAAGAAGGCAAATGGACTTGGGCATCCACTGAAGGCTGTAAACCGGAAGATCCCGACTGTTGTTTATTGGAATTCGAATATTTTCAAAACAGGATAGAAGTAGAGGAAGTTTCTTGTTCTGCGTATCACGGCGCCAGAGCTTATTTCGGAGGAAGTTATAGATACAAATTCAAGTGA
- a CDS encoding DUF3383 family protein, whose protein sequence is MAFINDIIIDITRGTQGLTQKSFRPLILKAGDSSATALEKNIVSDLTDLTSAGFTSSDDVYKMASAMFAQSPKPEDIMIVVSPDTISEALDELRGLDDNFYAICVTSRAKADLNAAGTWANANKKFFFGCSSDITSLDSRNVDREAYLIHNNAPADFPECAWVGQNIPKQPGSTTFKWKRLNGQNASTFSKTELTTIRTSKGQALQAMSGATYVNEGTTTSGEFIDVIVGQDWVEDQLQIDLLSLFLNNEKIALDDSGIAQVEGVVRNVLKRAGDAGIVARASSEDDLKLSDDKVYMSQVFVPRRADISVNDRANRELKGIKFVYYLAGAIHKVNVNGLITV, encoded by the coding sequence ATGGCATTTATTAATGATATCATAATAGATATCACTCGGGGGACCCAAGGGTTAACACAAAAATCGTTTCGACCGCTGATATTAAAAGCGGGAGATAGTTCGGCAACTGCTTTGGAAAAGAATATCGTGTCCGATTTAACTGATCTTACATCGGCCGGTTTTACTTCTTCTGATGATGTTTATAAAATGGCGTCTGCAATGTTTGCTCAGTCTCCGAAGCCGGAAGACATTATGATAGTCGTTTCTCCGGATACTATCTCTGAAGCTCTCGATGAGTTACGTGGGTTGGATGATAATTTTTATGCAATTTGCGTCACCTCAAGAGCTAAAGCTGATTTGAATGCCGCAGGCACTTGGGCGAATGCGAATAAGAAATTTTTCTTCGGATGTTCTTCTGATATTACTTCTCTCGATTCTAGGAATGTAGATAGGGAAGCATATCTAATTCACAATAATGCTCCTGCCGACTTTCCGGAGTGCGCTTGGGTTGGGCAGAATATTCCGAAACAACCCGGATCAACCACGTTTAAGTGGAAGCGTTTGAATGGCCAAAATGCGTCTACGTTTAGCAAAACCGAATTGACCACGATTCGAACCAGTAAAGGCCAAGCGCTCCAAGCAATGTCCGGAGCAACATACGTAAACGAAGGAACAACGACCTCTGGAGAGTTTATAGATGTGATCGTTGGGCAAGATTGGGTCGAAGATCAGCTTCAGATCGATCTACTCTCATTATTTTTAAATAATGAAAAGATAGCTTTAGACGATTCAGGGATCGCGCAAGTAGAAGGTGTGGTACGTAACGTCTTGAAGAGAGCAGGAGATGCGGGTATTGTCGCAAGAGCATCTTCCGAAGATGATTTGAAATTATCGGATGATAAGGTCTATATGAGCCAGGTTTTCGTTCCTCGAAGAGCTGATATTTCAGTTAATGATCGCGCAAATAGAGAATTGAAAGGGATCAAGTTCGTATACTATCTAGCCGGTGCGATCCATAAAGTAAATGTTAACGGTTTAATTACGGTTTAA
- a CDS encoding helix-turn-helix domain-containing protein: MLNNQPYRIKTISEFHHLRGLPKPEHPLISVVDYTSIKHSPEFNVTSWTLDFYSISLKRNSGIKMKYGQQEYDFDEGILFFMAPGQVFRIEVNGEARVEHSGWILLIHPDFIWNTSLAKSIRKYEYFDYSVNEALFLSEKEEAVANNIIQNIRQEYHSNIDKFSQDIIISQIETLLNYSERFYHRQFITRKITNHRILDRLEEVLADYFRGGDLKQKGLPSVQYIADVIGVSPNYLSGLLKVLTGQSTQQHIHNKLIEEAKGKLSTTDLPITAIAYELGFEHSQSFSKLFKSKTNLSPQEFRRSFN; this comes from the coding sequence ATGTTAAACAATCAGCCATATAGAATAAAAACGATCAGCGAATTCCACCATCTGAGAGGTTTACCAAAACCGGAGCATCCTTTGATCAGCGTAGTGGATTATACATCGATCAAACATTCTCCGGAATTCAACGTTACGAGTTGGACTTTGGATTTTTATTCGATCTCTCTCAAGAGAAATTCCGGCATAAAAATGAAATACGGACAGCAGGAATACGATTTCGACGAGGGGATCTTATTCTTTATGGCGCCTGGTCAGGTGTTCAGGATCGAAGTAAACGGCGAGGCTAGAGTGGAACATTCCGGATGGATATTACTTATCCATCCGGATTTTATTTGGAATACTTCTTTAGCGAAGAGCATTCGAAAATACGAATACTTTGATTATTCGGTAAATGAAGCCTTATTTCTTTCCGAGAAAGAAGAAGCTGTCGCCAATAATATCATTCAAAATATACGACAGGAGTATCATTCCAATATCGACAAATTCAGTCAGGATATCATTATCTCTCAAATCGAAACCCTACTCAATTATTCCGAAAGATTCTATCATAGACAGTTCATTACGAGAAAGATCACTAATCATAGGATCCTGGATAGATTGGAAGAAGTATTAGCGGACTATTTTAGAGGGGGAGATCTAAAACAAAAAGGACTTCCTTCCGTTCAATACATTGCCGATGTAATCGGTGTTTCTCCGAATTATCTAAGCGGGTTGCTTAAGGTTTTGACCGGGCAAAGCACTCAGCAGCATATTCATAATAAGTTGATCGAAGAAGCAAAGGGAAAATTATCCACAACGGATCTTCCGATAACTGCAATCGCTTACGAATTGGGGTTCGAACATTCACAGTCCTTTAGTAAACTATTTAAAAGTAAAACGAATCTTTCTCCTCAGGAGTTTAGACGTTCTTTCAATTAG
- a CDS encoding helix-turn-helix domain-containing protein, with protein sequence MNNKYRMKVFLIWILVLSVSTQVYSQGNEEKVGHLRIQDSNQTHWKQIDDFSVLLDWGFYPEPIDLRFRIGNLPEESKTEFLIFPWSLLDSVQVCDLKGDCLQAGFIHPVNEWLVPGIFPVFPLRKFLENSSEINIRIQSRNYILSEVRLVSAEELYSISTVYSGIVFSLLALVIVQIAYLINSYIRLRSKWILYQILFSFGIGLTFLFVSGIGSRYVFPGFGFPLSLGKKIMIGYLIISGTLWVSHFLKIRQNFKPVWYFYNVVNILTAIMIALSFTKFPRQFVSRSFTIFYLAVTGTAIVLSLVATKRKTIQTRWFVLGMFSLLAIEILNIISYKAFFSFDGKSFLFFIAFFVPVNIFLTSRSVRTRIRELEHEISLRREELRNFHSDKTSSDGLAKKKSTIIGINVDDTLARLNKLLDEDKIYLEEELRISDLAAVLGLSVHQVSELLNQVLNISFPDLLKKYRIEEAKRIILNDPSANILDLAFSVGFQSKSSFYDSFKKQTGLTPQEFKKSASPDPID encoded by the coding sequence ATGAACAATAAGTATAGAATGAAAGTATTTCTGATCTGGATCTTGGTTTTGAGCGTTTCTACTCAAGTCTATTCCCAAGGGAATGAAGAGAAAGTGGGGCATCTTCGCATCCAGGATTCTAACCAAACACACTGGAAGCAGATCGACGATTTTTCCGTGCTTCTGGATTGGGGATTTTACCCGGAACCAATCGATCTACGCTTTCGGATTGGTAATTTACCCGAGGAATCCAAGACCGAATTTTTGATCTTTCCATGGAGTCTCCTCGATTCTGTTCAGGTTTGCGATCTAAAAGGAGATTGTCTGCAGGCAGGTTTTATACATCCGGTCAATGAATGGCTGGTTCCAGGGATATTTCCTGTTTTTCCCCTCAGAAAATTCCTGGAAAATAGCTCCGAGATCAATATTAGGATCCAGTCTAGAAACTATATACTCTCCGAGGTTCGCCTAGTAAGCGCGGAAGAGTTATATTCTATTTCAACGGTTTATTCGGGCATAGTATTCTCACTTCTCGCGCTTGTGATCGTTCAGATCGCTTATCTTATTAATTCTTATATTCGTCTTCGCTCCAAATGGATCTTGTATCAGATCCTATTCTCTTTTGGGATAGGGCTTACATTTTTATTCGTGTCCGGGATAGGTTCCAGATACGTTTTTCCAGGATTCGGATTCCCTCTTTCTTTAGGGAAGAAGATCATGATAGGTTATCTGATCATTTCAGGCACTCTGTGGGTTTCGCATTTTCTGAAGATTAGGCAAAATTTTAAACCAGTTTGGTACTTTTATAATGTAGTGAACATTCTGACTGCGATCATGATCGCTTTAAGTTTTACTAAATTTCCCAGACAATTCGTTTCTCGCTCCTTTACTATTTTTTATTTGGCAGTGACCGGGACAGCGATTGTTCTTAGCTTGGTTGCCACAAAACGAAAGACAATCCAAACACGTTGGTTTGTGCTCGGAATGTTCTCATTACTTGCGATAGAAATATTAAATATCATTTCATATAAGGCATTTTTTTCCTTCGATGGAAAAAGCTTCCTATTCTTTATAGCATTCTTCGTTCCCGTAAATATATTCCTGACCAGTCGCTCTGTTAGGACTCGGATCAGGGAATTGGAACATGAGATTTCATTAAGAAGAGAAGAGCTTAGGAACTTCCATAGCGATAAGACATCCTCAGATGGATTGGCAAAGAAGAAGTCCACCATTATAGGTATCAATGTAGACGACACATTGGCTCGATTGAACAAACTTCTGGATGAGGACAAGATCTATTTAGAAGAAGAATTAAGGATCAGCGATCTTGCCGCGGTTTTAGGATTATCGGTACATCAGGTTTCCGAACTTTTGAACCAAGTATTGAATATTTCTTTTCCGGATCTGCTTAAGAAATATAGGATAGAAGAGGCTAAACGGATTATTCTAAATGATCCTTCTGCAAATATACTGGACTTGGCGTTCTCTGTGGGTTTCCAGTCTAAGTCTTCTTTTTATGATTCTTTTAAGAAGCAAACTGGATTGACTCCTCAGGAATTTAAGAAATCGGCTTCGCCCGATCCAATTGATTAA
- a CDS encoding Gp138 family membrane-puncturing spike protein, whose protein sequence is MSFSELLDRYTDKKGRGMQLGMVCQVESFNADTMRADVLPLVREKNELDEVSNYPVIPGVPVQYVQIGQNCYIKPFYQRGDLVWVGFSTFDISNSLAGGGRKQEVRPDSKIFGLENACLLGRIAEQGWSEPENMIKFEDGKLTLKVGSTELSIGSDGIEVTGDITVDGEVAGDVVYETGLSASGSSEGGLSIGEIKAKFNAHTHSGVTVGAGTTGPPPSSSQMS, encoded by the coding sequence ATGAGTTTCTCAGAATTATTAGATCGTTACACAGATAAAAAAGGAAGAGGAATGCAGCTGGGCATGGTCTGCCAAGTTGAATCCTTCAATGCAGACACGATGAGAGCAGATGTGCTTCCTTTGGTGAGAGAGAAAAACGAATTGGACGAAGTATCTAATTACCCTGTGATCCCAGGGGTTCCTGTGCAATATGTGCAGATAGGTCAAAATTGTTATATTAAACCTTTCTATCAAAGAGGTGATTTGGTTTGGGTCGGTTTTTCTACATTCGATATTTCTAATAGTTTAGCAGGAGGAGGACGTAAACAGGAAGTTCGACCAGACTCTAAAATTTTCGGATTGGAGAACGCGTGTTTACTAGGTCGCATTGCAGAACAGGGATGGTCCGAACCGGAAAATATGATCAAGTTCGAGGACGGAAAACTGACTCTTAAGGTAGGTTCAACAGAACTTTCAATTGGTTCGGATGGAATAGAAGTGACCGGCGATATTACTGTCGATGGAGAAGTTGCAGGCGATGTAGTATATGAAACGGGACTTTCCGCTTCTGGTTCGAGCGAAGGTGGACTTTCTATCGGTGAGATTAAGGCTAAATTCAATGCTCACACTCACAGCGGTGTAACGGTTGGTGCCGGAACAACTGGACCTCCACCTTCTTCTTCCCAAATGTCTTAA
- a CDS encoding phage baseplate plug family protein produces the protein MIELEYLPISSSEIPIEKDFTIGETYSFRFLYNERSDFYTCTILDSDANILFTTKICYARELIDAKIEGLEINRLIIPLNPQEIEQSRVLQGQIANKKMFGNDILLILGRSTEE, from the coding sequence ATGATCGAACTTGAATATTTACCTATCTCATCGAGTGAAATCCCAATTGAGAAAGATTTCACCATAGGCGAAACTTATTCGTTTCGTTTCTTATATAACGAAAGATCCGATTTTTATACATGTACTATCTTGGATTCGGATGCAAACATTCTATTTACGACTAAGATTTGTTATGCGAGGGAACTTATCGATGCGAAGATCGAAGGTCTCGAAATTAATAGATTAATCATACCCTTAAATCCACAGGAGATAGAACAAAGCCGTGTACTGCAAGGACAGATCGCGAATAAAAAAATGTTCGGAAACGATATCCTTTTGATCCTTGGAAGGTCTACCGAAGAATGA
- a CDS encoding NAD(P)H-binding protein, with protein sequence MKIIVTGSLGHISKPLTENLIEKGHSVTVISSNSERKNEIEALGAISAIGNMQDADFLFHTFQGADIVYVMEAIGYHSFFDQNLDVTETIRRIALSYKDAIQRSGIEKVVHLSSIGAHTDSGNGILAFHYVAENILKQLPQNVSIKFMRPVGFYYNMFAFIQTIKAQGAIISNYEGDEKEPWVSPLDIATVISEEIDKPFNGRSIRYIASDEASPNEVAKLLGEAIGKSDLKWTAISDEQLLNGMILAGMNPKAAKGFTEMNASRRGGVLYEDYYRNRPILGKTKLKNFALEFAKVYDQHK encoded by the coding sequence ATGAAGATCATAGTTACAGGTTCGTTAGGGCATATCAGTAAGCCTCTTACGGAAAATCTAATTGAAAAGGGACATTCCGTTACGGTCATAAGCAGTAATTCGGAAAGGAAGAATGAAATAGAAGCGTTAGGAGCAATATCTGCAATCGGAAACATGCAGGATGCTGATTTCTTGTTTCATACTTTCCAAGGTGCTGATATTGTGTATGTGATGGAGGCGATCGGATATCATAGCTTCTTCGATCAGAATTTAGATGTGACGGAAACGATCCGTAGGATCGCACTTAGTTATAAGGATGCAATCCAACGATCTGGGATAGAGAAAGTGGTCCATCTAAGTAGTATCGGAGCTCACACTGATTCAGGAAATGGCATTCTTGCATTTCATTACGTTGCGGAAAATATCTTGAAGCAGTTACCTCAAAATGTATCCATTAAATTTATGCGCCCGGTCGGATTTTACTATAATATGTTCGCGTTTATACAGACGATCAAGGCCCAAGGTGCTATTATTTCCAATTATGAGGGAGATGAGAAGGAACCGTGGGTATCTCCTTTGGATATTGCTACAGTGATATCGGAAGAAATCGATAAACCTTTTAATGGCAGAAGTATTCGATACATTGCTAGTGACGAGGCTTCTCCAAATGAAGTGGCTAAACTATTGGGAGAAGCGATCGGAAAGTCTGATTTAAAATGGACAGCCATTTCGGACGAGCAGCTATTAAACGGGATGATCTTGGCAGGAATGAATCCTAAAGCTGCGAAAGGTTTCACCGAGATGAACGCCTCTAGAAGGGGCGGCGTATTGTACGAAGATTACTATCGTAACCGACCAATCTTAGGAAAAACCAAATTGAAAAACTTTGCATTAGAATTTGCGAAAGTTTACGATCAACATAAATAG